The proteins below are encoded in one region of Agelaius phoeniceus isolate bAgePho1 chromosome 35, bAgePho1.hap1, whole genome shotgun sequence:
- the LOC129130617 gene encoding uncharacterized protein LOC129130617, translated as MGSEGGSGGSQGFGGVQSGFRGDLGWGEASVTPKPPGELGLSHGGAQIPQERPQTRHCPLRGAGDPKSCPGSSELVLPKPWNSQIYPIAPQTLPEFPDFSHFTPEFPNLSHCTPDSQIYPISPQTPQNSQISPISPQNSQISPISPQTTEFPDFSHFTPEFPDFSHFTSNPPEFPDFPISPQNSQIYPISLQNSQISPISAQKSQISPISPQNSRFIPFHSRIPRFIPFHLKPHQNSQISPISAQKSQISPISPQNSQISPISAQKSQISPISPQNSQIYPISLQNSQISPIFPSPPRLSGIRWGFPFPLAGFDPVWIPWIRPLLVLLPPKTPGDPQTSPPGCPKQLQNF; from the exons ATGGGTTCAGAGGG GGGGTCAGGGGGTTcccaggggtttgggggagtCCAGAGTGGCttcaggggggatttggggtggggagAGGCCTCAgtgacccccaaaccccccggGGAGCTGGGACTGTCCCATGGAGGTGCCCAAATCCCACAGGAACGGCCCCAAACCCGGCATTGCCCCCTGAGAGGGGcaggggaccccaaatcctgccctggaTCCTCTGAGCTGGTGCTTCCCAAACCATGGAATTCTCAGATTTATCCCAttgcaccccaaaccctgccagaattcccagatttctccCATTTcaccccagaattcccaaatttatCCCATTGcaccccag ATTCTCAGATTTATCCCATTTCACCTCAAaccccccagaattcccagatttctccCATTTcaccccagaattcccagatttctcccatttcaccccaaaccacagaattcccagatttctccCATTTcaccccagaattcccagatttttcccatttcaccTCAAaccccccagaattcccagattttcccatttcaccccagaattcccaaatttatCCCATTTCActccagaattcccagatttctccCATTTCAGCCCAGAAGTCCCAGATTTCTCCCATTTCACCCCAGAATTCCAGATTTATCCCATTTCActccagaattcccagatttaTCCCATTTCACCTCAAACCCCaccagaattcccagatttctccCATTTCAGCCCAGAAGTCCCAGATTTCTCCCATTTcaccccagaattcccagatttctccCATTTCAGCCCAGAAGTCCCAGATTTCTCCCATTTcaccccagaattcccaaatttatCCCATTTCActccagaattcccagatttctcccattttccccagtccccccaggCTCAGTGGGATCAGGTGGggtttcccttttcccctggCTGGATTTGATCCAGTCTGGATTCCATGGATCCGGCCCCTGCTGGTGCTactgccccccaaaacccctggggacccccaaacctcccccccAGGGTGCCCAAAGCAGCTTCAGAACTTTTAA